A genomic window from Cryobacterium sp. SO2 includes:
- a CDS encoding cysteine desulfurase-like protein has translation MTYDVESIRAHFPALSAGTVHFDSPGGTQTPRGVGQAIADTLTGPLSIRGRRSVSERNADDAVTGFRTAMADLLGADPLGIVYGRSATQLVYDFSRHLSLDWAPGDEIVVSRLDHDANIRPWVQAAAQAGATVVWVDFDPATGELPAAAVAAVLTERTRLVAVTAASNLIGTRPPIAEIAEVVHRAGALLFVDGVHYVPHAFVDLGALGADFFVCSPYKFFGPHCGVLAADPALLAGIRPDKLLPSTDVVPERFELGTLPYETLAGVTAAVDFIAGLSELATGVAPRPSVGRRESLRTSLRLAEAHEDSLRERLESGLAALPGVTVYSRADQRTPTILVGFAGRAAADATEFLFERGILAPSGSFYALEASRHLGLGDTGALRIGLAPYSTAGEIDAVLAAVTEFALD, from the coding sequence GTGACCTACGACGTCGAATCGATCCGCGCCCACTTTCCCGCCCTGTCCGCCGGCACCGTGCACTTCGACAGCCCCGGTGGCACCCAGACCCCGCGCGGTGTGGGCCAGGCCATTGCCGACACCCTCACCGGCCCGCTATCGATCCGCGGCCGGCGCAGCGTGTCCGAGCGGAACGCCGACGACGCCGTCACCGGCTTCCGCACCGCGATGGCGGACCTGCTCGGCGCCGACCCGCTCGGCATCGTCTACGGCCGCAGCGCCACCCAGCTGGTCTACGACTTCTCCCGGCACCTCTCCCTCGACTGGGCGCCCGGCGATGAGATCGTGGTCTCCCGCCTTGACCACGACGCCAACATCCGCCCGTGGGTGCAGGCGGCGGCACAGGCGGGCGCCACGGTGGTCTGGGTCGACTTCGACCCCGCCACCGGGGAACTGCCCGCAGCGGCTGTGGCCGCGGTGCTCACCGAGCGCACCCGCCTCGTTGCGGTGACCGCCGCCTCCAACCTGATCGGCACCCGGCCGCCGATCGCCGAGATCGCCGAAGTGGTGCACCGGGCAGGGGCGCTGCTCTTCGTCGACGGTGTGCATTACGTGCCGCACGCCTTCGTGGATCTCGGCGCGCTCGGCGCCGACTTCTTCGTCTGCTCGCCCTACAAGTTCTTCGGCCCGCACTGTGGCGTTCTCGCGGCCGACCCCGCGCTGTTGGCGGGCATCCGCCCCGACAAGCTGCTGCCGTCAACGGATGTGGTGCCGGAACGTTTCGAACTCGGCACCCTGCCCTACGAGACCCTGGCCGGGGTGACCGCGGCCGTCGACTTCATCGCCGGGCTGAGCGAACTGGCCACCGGGGTTGCCCCGCGCCCCAGCGTCGGCCGACGGGAGAGCCTCCGCACCTCCCTACGGCTGGCCGAGGCGCACGAAGATTCCCTCCGCGAACGGTTGGAGTCCGGGCTCGCGGCCCTGCCCGGCGTGACCGTGTATTCCCGGGCTGATCAGCGCACCCCGACGATTCTGGTGGGGTTCGCGGGGCGCGCGGCCGCCGACGCCACCGAGTTCCTCTTCGAGCGCGGGATCCTCGCACCCTCCGGCTCGTTCTACGCGCTGGAGGCCTCCCGGCACCTGGGTCTGGGCGACACCGGGGCGCTGCGCATCGGCCTGGCCCCGTACAGCAC
- a CDS encoding LssY C-terminal domain-containing protein has protein sequence MTEATTVPAGRRRVSPGAMLDSFFFVLAGFASVWLAVLLATESLGLGWGLLWFAVLFWALLAYLVLPRLHRILTRLYVPDYFIGRTRTSDGLLGDPVNLALIGSADQVHAALAAAGWIRADDVTLASSWRIVTATVSRRSYLRAPVSPLLLFDRVQDFAYQQEVENNPAKRHHVRFWRCPDGWMLPGGHRVDWVAAGTFDRAVGLSLFTLQVTHKIDEHTDVERDHIVASIRQAVPETRLVLIRDFATGYHSRNGGGDSIQTDGDLPVLDLRAVPGEAGAVVELTGLT, from the coding sequence ATGACAGAGGCGACGACGGTGCCCGCCGGCCGCCGGCGCGTCTCGCCGGGGGCCATGCTCGACTCGTTCTTCTTCGTGCTGGCCGGCTTCGCGTCGGTATGGCTCGCGGTGCTGCTGGCCACCGAGAGCCTGGGGCTGGGCTGGGGCCTGCTCTGGTTCGCCGTGCTGTTCTGGGCGCTGTTGGCCTACCTCGTGCTGCCGCGCCTGCACCGCATCCTCACCCGGCTCTACGTGCCCGACTACTTCATCGGCCGCACCCGCACCAGCGACGGCCTGCTCGGCGACCCGGTCAATCTCGCCCTCATCGGCAGTGCCGACCAGGTGCATGCGGCGCTCGCCGCCGCCGGCTGGATCCGGGCGGACGACGTGACCCTGGCCTCGAGCTGGCGCATCGTGACCGCAACGGTGAGTCGGCGCAGCTACCTCCGGGCCCCGGTGAGCCCGCTGCTGCTCTTCGACAGGGTGCAGGACTTCGCCTATCAGCAGGAGGTCGAGAACAACCCGGCCAAGCGCCACCACGTGCGCTTCTGGCGGTGCCCGGACGGCTGGATGCTGCCCGGCGGGCACCGGGTGGACTGGGTAGCCGCCGGAACCTTCGACCGGGCGGTGGGCCTGTCGCTGTTCACCCTGCAGGTCACGCACAAGATCGACGAGCACACAGATGTCGAGCGCGATCACATCGTGGCGAGCATCCGGCAGGCTGTGCCGGAGACCCGCCTCGTGCTGATCCGCGACTTCGCCACCGGATATCACTCCCGCAATGGCGGCGGCGACTCCATCCAGACGGATGGTGACCTGCCGGTGCTCGACCTGCGCGCGGTGCCGGGTGAAGCCGGCGCCGTCGTCGAACTGACCGGGCTGACATGA
- a CDS encoding MFS transporter, with product MPIGLIALALGGFGIGLTEFVIAGLLPEVAADFAVSEAAAGWLISGYALSVAVGAILLTAAVTRLPRKHVLVGLMVLFILGNLVSALAPSYPIMLLGRILAALCHGAFFGIGAVVAASLVPASKKSGAIAIMFTGLTLANVLGVPFGTFIGQSFGWRATFWAITVIGVIALAGIAALVPRATDETAHVSNLRGELRAFRSSQVWLSLIVTVLGFGGMFGAFTYIAYTLTEVSGFSSAAVPWLLVVFGAGLFVGNILGGKAADRRLDLTLVLLLIGLTIVMALFALTAANPVATVIALVLMGGFGFGTVPGLQTRIMLYADTAPTLASSANIAAFNVGNALGAWIGGITISVGLGYTSPLWAGAAITAAAALVMIGAATRRSTLAPASAATLVTAAAVS from the coding sequence ATGCCCATTGGACTGATCGCACTCGCCCTGGGCGGCTTCGGAATCGGGCTGACCGAATTCGTCATCGCCGGCCTGCTGCCCGAGGTGGCCGCCGACTTCGCCGTCAGCGAGGCCGCCGCCGGCTGGCTCATCTCCGGATACGCCCTGAGCGTCGCGGTCGGCGCCATCCTGCTCACCGCCGCCGTGACCCGGCTGCCCCGCAAACACGTGCTCGTGGGCCTGATGGTGCTCTTCATTCTCGGCAACCTGGTCTCGGCCCTGGCCCCCAGCTACCCGATCATGCTGCTCGGCCGCATCCTCGCGGCGCTCTGCCACGGTGCCTTCTTCGGCATCGGCGCCGTCGTCGCTGCCAGCCTGGTGCCGGCCAGCAAGAAGTCCGGCGCCATCGCGATCATGTTCACCGGGCTCACCCTCGCCAACGTGCTCGGCGTGCCATTCGGCACCTTCATCGGCCAGAGCTTCGGCTGGCGGGCCACCTTCTGGGCGATCACCGTGATCGGCGTCATCGCCCTGGCCGGCATCGCGGCCCTGGTGCCCCGCGCCACCGACGAGACCGCGCACGTCAGCAACCTACGCGGGGAGCTGCGCGCCTTCCGCTCCAGCCAGGTCTGGCTCTCCCTGATTGTCACGGTGCTCGGCTTCGGCGGCATGTTCGGTGCGTTCACCTACATCGCCTACACGCTCACCGAGGTGAGCGGGTTCTCCAGCGCGGCGGTGCCGTGGCTGCTCGTGGTCTTCGGCGCCGGCCTGTTCGTGGGAAACATCCTCGGCGGCAAGGCGGCCGACCGCCGCCTCGACCTCACCCTGGTGCTGCTGCTGATCGGGCTCACCATCGTGATGGCGCTCTTCGCGCTCACGGCCGCAAACCCCGTGGCCACGGTCATCGCGCTCGTGCTGATGGGCGGCTTCGGCTTCGGCACCGTGCCCGGCCTGCAGACCCGCATCATGCTCTACGCCGACACCGCGCCCACCCTGGCCTCGAGCGCCAACATCGCCGCGTTCAACGTGGGCAACGCCCTGGGCGCCTGGATCGGCGGCATCACCATCAGCGTGGGCCTGGGCTACACCTCGCCGCTCTGGGCCGGTGCCGCGATCACCGCGGCCGCGGCGCTCGTGATGATCGGGGCCGCGACCCGGCGCAGCACGCTCGCTCCGGCGAGCGCCGCCACTCTCGTCACGGCCGCCGCAGTCTCCTAG
- a CDS encoding rhodanese-related sulfurtransferase: MAIPKILLYYVFTPLSDPEAIRLWQRDLCESLGLRGRILISKDGLNGTVGGDLPALKRYVRKTRQYAAFAGIDFKWSEGTGLDDSGASLDFPRLVVKVRDEIVSFGSPESLSVDAGGVVGGGTRLAPADLHALVAERGDDVVFFDGRNAFEAEIGRFRGAVVPDVANTRDFAAELDSGKYDHLKGQPVVTYCTGGIRCEVLSSLMKDRGFGEVYQLEGGIVRYGEAYGDDGLWDGSLYVFDQRMSVDFSDHTAVLGHCMVCGEATKNMLNCRDLSCREQLVACPACVAVAAPACAAHAA; encoded by the coding sequence GTGGCCATTCCGAAGATCCTGCTCTACTACGTCTTCACCCCGCTGAGCGACCCGGAGGCCATTCGGCTCTGGCAGCGCGACCTCTGCGAGTCGCTCGGCCTGCGCGGGCGCATCCTCATCTCGAAGGACGGCCTGAACGGCACGGTGGGCGGCGACCTGCCCGCCCTCAAGCGCTACGTGCGCAAGACCCGCCAGTATGCGGCGTTCGCCGGCATAGACTTCAAGTGGAGCGAGGGCACCGGCCTCGACGACTCCGGCGCGAGCCTGGACTTTCCCCGCCTGGTGGTGAAGGTGCGCGACGAGATCGTGAGCTTCGGCTCGCCGGAGTCGCTGAGCGTGGATGCCGGCGGCGTGGTCGGCGGCGGCACGCGCCTGGCCCCGGCCGACCTGCACGCCCTCGTGGCCGAACGCGGCGACGACGTGGTGTTCTTCGACGGCCGCAACGCCTTCGAGGCCGAGATCGGCCGGTTCCGCGGCGCGGTGGTGCCGGATGTGGCCAACACCAGGGATTTCGCGGCAGAGCTCGACAGCGGCAAATACGACCATCTCAAGGGCCAGCCCGTTGTGACCTACTGCACCGGCGGCATCCGCTGCGAGGTGCTCTCGTCGCTCATGAAGGACCGCGGCTTCGGCGAGGTCTACCAACTCGAGGGTGGCATCGTGCGCTACGGCGAGGCCTACGGCGACGACGGCCTCTGGGACGGCTCGCTGTACGTGTTCGACCAGCGGATGTCGGTGGACTTCAGCGACCACACCGCGGTGCTCGGCCACTGCATGGTCTGCGGCGAGGCCACCAAGAACATGCTCAACTGCCGGGATTTGTCGTGCCGGGAGCAGCTCGTCGCGTGCCCGGCGTGCGTGGCCGTGGCCGCCCCGGCCTGCGCGGCACACGCGGCCTGA
- a CDS encoding YbhB/YbcL family Raf kinase inhibitor-like protein, which translates to MTTTDPFARFGEVPLFSLTSSVMTDGGPLAAAQYGTGAGGADVSPDLHWSGFPAETKSFALTVYDPDAPTGSGFWHWAVFNIPADVDGLPTGAGVENSVLLPAGAVVMPNEARKLTFIGAGPPPGTGTHRYQFVLHALDVADLGVDPAATPAVLGFNVHFHTLARAVLEATGVAGGAAA; encoded by the coding sequence ATGACCACGACTGATCCCTTCGCCCGCTTCGGTGAAGTGCCCCTGTTCAGCTTGACCAGTTCGGTGATGACCGACGGTGGCCCGCTGGCTGCCGCGCAGTACGGCACGGGCGCCGGCGGGGCGGATGTCTCGCCCGACCTGCACTGGAGCGGCTTCCCCGCCGAGACCAAGAGCTTCGCGCTCACCGTTTACGACCCGGATGCCCCCACCGGCTCCGGGTTCTGGCACTGGGCGGTGTTCAACATTCCCGCGGACGTGGACGGCCTGCCCACCGGTGCCGGCGTGGAGAACTCGGTACTGCTTCCCGCCGGCGCCGTCGTGATGCCGAATGAAGCCCGCAAGCTCACCTTCATCGGCGCCGGTCCGCCGCCCGGAACGGGCACGCACCGCTACCAGTTCGTGCTGCACGCCCTGGATGTCGCCGACCTCGGCGTCGACCCCGCCGCGACCCCGGCCGTGCTCGGTTTCAACGTGCACTTCCACACCCTGGCCCGCGCCGTGCTCGAGGCCACCGGAGTCGCAGGGGGCGCCGCCGCCTAA
- a CDS encoding alpha/beta hydrolase, whose product MFHASPHVSPRSSTGFDPAAGPAPGAHLSHRETGLSRVPVWLWKAIMTRIAPGELHKFNADPIDAVDYNFDLDYVGDGIRDHRLDVLVPHAAADTTGATDAAPLPVYIYFHGGGWTSGDKAPLTKYAASQAVEGMVVVNANYRMATRFGIKHMLHDANAVLTWVKRNILNYGGDPTRIVIGGDSAGGHIAALITAAANDEALAEHYNIDLQIEPGHLRGLVQHCSIADFSVMFDRGFVLSLNFLRMLLPERGRGMSLRDASKFLSPIEWLDKGFPPVFVTTSERDYFYRANLNFIEALRRRSVLVDTVIYGRHRTNTRHTWQQDARHPESQEVYRRLGSFVRSVAAIPAAAQNLVTTALAQPAPAEPALA is encoded by the coding sequence ATGTTCCACGCTTCCCCTCACGTTTCCCCCCGTTCCAGCACCGGCTTCGACCCCGCCGCCGGCCCCGCCCCTGGCGCGCACCTCAGCCACAGGGAGACCGGGCTCTCCAGGGTTCCCGTCTGGCTCTGGAAGGCCATCATGACGAGGATCGCGCCGGGCGAGCTGCACAAGTTCAACGCCGACCCGATCGACGCCGTCGACTACAACTTCGACCTCGACTACGTGGGCGACGGTATCCGCGACCACCGCCTCGATGTGCTCGTGCCGCACGCCGCCGCCGACACGACTGGCGCGACGGACGCCGCGCCGCTGCCGGTCTACATCTACTTCCACGGCGGCGGCTGGACCTCCGGCGACAAGGCGCCGCTCACGAAGTACGCCGCCAGCCAGGCCGTGGAGGGCATGGTCGTCGTCAACGCCAACTACCGTATGGCCACCCGTTTCGGCATCAAGCACATGCTGCACGACGCCAACGCCGTTCTCACCTGGGTCAAGCGCAACATCCTCAACTACGGCGGGGACCCCACCCGCATCGTGATCGGCGGCGACTCGGCCGGCGGCCACATCGCGGCCCTGATCACCGCGGCGGCCAACGACGAAGCCCTCGCCGAGCACTACAACATCGACCTGCAGATCGAGCCAGGGCACCTGCGCGGTCTCGTGCAGCACTGCAGCATCGCCGATTTCTCGGTGATGTTCGACCGCGGTTTCGTGCTCAGCCTCAATTTCCTGCGGATGCTGCTGCCCGAGCGGGGCCGCGGCATGTCCCTGCGCGACGCGTCCAAGTTCCTCTCGCCCATCGAGTGGCTCGACAAGGGGTTCCCGCCGGTGTTCGTCACGACCTCCGAACGCGACTACTTCTACCGCGCCAACCTCAACTTCATCGAGGCCCTGCGCCGCCGCTCGGTGCTCGTCGACACCGTGATCTACGGCCGTCACCGCACCAACACCCGGCACACCTGGCAGCAGGATGCCCGGCACCCCGAATCGCAGGAGGTCTACCGCCGCCTGGGCTCATTCGTGCGCTCCGTGGCGGCGATTCCGGCCGCGGCGCAGAACCTGGTCACGACGGCGCTGGCCCAGCCCGCGCCGGCCGAGCCCGCCCTGGCGTAG
- a CDS encoding nucleoside phosphorylase, whose product MTQADTFPVTGLPRTGLPTRALVVGDPFRAERISHQLTNVREVAHQREYRSFVGEWNGTPVVVASHGVGAPGAICLFQELMDAGVDTIIRLGTAGAMLRGIGDGDLIIAESCVRDDGVTHQLVPESYPAAATPEVVVALADAARRHDAPHHRGVVWTRAAFYPGIIDLNQDGYVKLGVLAIEMELSALLVLASTRGVRAGGGLVIDGANADDLVDGAGYDPHRTVVADGVARGVQVTLDALVALPELA is encoded by the coding sequence ATGACCCAGGCCGACACGTTCCCGGTGACCGGACTTCCCCGAACCGGCCTGCCCACCCGTGCCCTCGTGGTCGGTGACCCGTTCCGCGCCGAGCGCATCTCCCACCAGCTCACCAATGTGCGGGAGGTCGCCCATCAGCGCGAGTACCGCTCGTTCGTGGGCGAGTGGAACGGGACGCCGGTCGTGGTCGCGTCCCACGGCGTCGGGGCCCCCGGCGCCATCTGCCTCTTCCAGGAGCTGATGGACGCCGGCGTCGACACCATCATCAGGCTCGGCACCGCCGGGGCCATGCTCCGCGGGATCGGCGATGGCGACCTCATCATCGCCGAGTCCTGCGTGCGCGACGACGGCGTCACCCACCAGCTCGTGCCGGAGAGCTACCCGGCGGCCGCCACCCCGGAGGTTGTGGTCGCGCTTGCAGACGCCGCCCGCCGTCATGACGCGCCGCACCACCGCGGGGTCGTCTGGACCAGAGCAGCGTTCTACCCCGGGATCATCGACCTCAACCAGGACGGCTACGTGAAACTGGGCGTGCTCGCCATCGAGATGGAGCTCTCCGCCCTGCTGGTGCTGGCCTCCACCCGCGGCGTCCGGGCCGGCGGCGGCCTGGTCATCGACGGCGCGAACGCCGACGACCTCGTCGACGGCGCCGGCTACGACCCGCACCGCACCGTCGTCGCGGACGGCGTCGCCCGCGGAGTCCAGGTCACCCTCGACGCCCTCGTCGCCCTGCCAGAGCTCGCCTGA
- a CDS encoding amidohydrolase produces the protein MATEPVDLILTADAVLTVDATGTIVEAGAVAIRAGLIVEVGPAAELLARYHPAELIENPGCVLAPGWVNTHTHLAMNLFRGAADDVTLEVFLERMIAAEMRTLSAATVAVGARAGIAECLAGGTTTALDMYWFPRATRAVAAEAGFRLLNGPIFMGNQDPEGRDFAGMLAEARAILADNRAETPDDDLWVMPHSAYLLDRPQLEDIRALAAEAGARVHTHASESLGEVAMAGQVNGDRPIAVLDASGLLTARTVLAHAVHLTDAEIDRIAASGAAVAHCPVSNLKLGCGIARVPELLAADAALGLGTDGAASAGALDMFAAVRMAALLHKGTTNDPTMVSAERAVRLGTVDGARALGLSDVGTIEAGMQADLQVVRVDTPNAQPTRDPWSALVYAATATDVRHTVVRGRVLLRDRVLQTIDEESALRDLTEAVAR, from the coding sequence ATGGCCACCGAACCCGTCGACCTGATCCTCACCGCGGATGCCGTGCTCACGGTCGACGCCACCGGCACGATCGTCGAGGCCGGCGCCGTCGCCATCCGCGCAGGGCTCATCGTGGAGGTCGGGCCTGCCGCCGAGCTGCTCGCCCGGTACCACCCCGCCGAGCTCATCGAGAACCCCGGCTGCGTGCTCGCGCCCGGCTGGGTGAACACCCACACCCACCTGGCCATGAACCTGTTCCGCGGCGCCGCCGACGACGTCACCCTCGAGGTGTTCCTCGAGCGCATGATCGCTGCGGAGATGCGCACCCTGAGCGCGGCGACCGTCGCGGTCGGTGCCCGGGCCGGCATCGCGGAATGCCTGGCCGGCGGCACCACCACGGCGCTGGACATGTACTGGTTCCCGCGCGCCACCCGTGCCGTCGCCGCCGAAGCCGGTTTCCGGCTGCTGAACGGACCCATCTTCATGGGCAACCAAGACCCGGAGGGCCGTGATTTCGCGGGCATGCTCGCCGAGGCGCGCGCGATCCTCGCCGACAACCGCGCCGAGACGCCCGACGACGACCTGTGGGTGATGCCGCACTCCGCCTACCTGCTCGACCGGCCGCAGCTCGAGGACATCCGCGCGCTGGCCGCCGAGGCCGGCGCCCGGGTGCACACCCACGCCTCCGAAAGCCTCGGCGAGGTCGCCATGGCCGGGCAGGTCAACGGCGACCGGCCGATCGCGGTGCTCGATGCATCCGGGCTGCTCACCGCCCGCACGGTGCTGGCCCATGCCGTGCACCTCACCGACGCCGAGATCGACCGCATCGCGGCCAGCGGCGCCGCCGTGGCGCACTGCCCGGTGTCGAACCTCAAGCTGGGCTGCGGCATAGCGCGGGTGCCCGAGCTGCTCGCCGCCGACGCCGCGCTCGGCCTCGGCACCGACGGGGCCGCATCCGCCGGCGCCCTGGACATGTTCGCGGCCGTGCGGATGGCCGCGCTGCTTCACAAGGGCACCACCAACGACCCCACCATGGTCAGCGCCGAACGGGCCGTGCGGCTCGGCACCGTCGACGGCGCCCGAGCCCTGGGCCTGAGCGACGTGGGCACGATCGAGGCCGGCATGCAGGCCGACCTGCAGGTGGTGCGGGTCGACACCCCCAACGCGCAGCCCACCCGTGACCCCTGGTCGGCGCTCGTCTACGCCGCCACGGCCACCGACGTACGGCACACCGTTGTGCGCGGCCGCGTCCTGCTGCGAGACCGGGTGCTGCAGACCATCGACGAGGAGTCGGCCCTGCGCGACCTTACGGAGGCCGTCGCCCGCTAG
- a CDS encoding thioesterase family protein, with the protein MHMFFRTLLHSLLSRFGRRLGHYDVARTRFITLPSDQDILRHMNNGVYLSIMDIARFDMLHRTGIWAIFQAKGWYPVVVSETISFRKSLTLGQRFTVESRILGFDEKAVYVEQRFVRPVDGPDATPGEVEVYARGFIRGRFLKRTGGVVTIAELTAAVGAAPDELTVPAWLLDWSADVAMPATRAPAPSVWE; encoded by the coding sequence GTGCACATGTTCTTTCGAACCCTGCTCCACTCCCTGCTGTCGCGCTTCGGCCGCCGCCTCGGGCACTACGACGTCGCCCGCACGCGGTTCATCACGCTGCCCAGCGACCAGGACATCCTGCGGCACATGAACAACGGCGTCTATCTGTCGATCATGGACATCGCCCGGTTCGACATGCTGCACCGCACCGGCATCTGGGCGATCTTCCAGGCCAAGGGCTGGTATCCGGTCGTGGTGTCCGAGACCATCAGCTTCCGCAAGTCGCTCACCCTCGGCCAGCGCTTCACGGTTGAGTCGCGCATCCTCGGTTTCGACGAGAAGGCCGTCTACGTCGAGCAGCGCTTTGTGCGCCCCGTCGACGGTCCGGATGCGACGCCCGGCGAGGTCGAGGTCTACGCGCGCGGCTTCATCCGCGGCCGGTTCCTCAAACGCACGGGCGGCGTGGTGACCATCGCCGAGCTCACGGCCGCCGTCGGCGCCGCGCCGGACGAACTCACGGTGCCGGCCTGGCTGCTCGACTGGAGCGCCGACGTGGCGATGCCGGCCACTCGGGCGCCGGCCCCCAGCGTCTGGGAGTAA
- a CDS encoding SRPBCC domain-containing protein: MPTQPMPGPPDIAHATGRFAHRADGLYLLFDRIFSAAPEYVWEGLTKPEALHGWIGTYTGSPLTGAVRFRMESKNDSQWEYVSILECTPPNRLALDIGEGEDAWRVLAHLTEGSGKTVLTFGLRLHSAAEAATFGPVWDYYLDRLVASRTHHTLPAFSRYYPALKRHYQELIVPKHTHPPQNADSV; the protein is encoded by the coding sequence ATGCCCACCCAACCTATGCCGGGTCCGCCGGATATCGCCCACGCCACCGGGCGGTTCGCCCACCGGGCTGACGGCCTCTACCTGCTCTTCGACCGCATCTTCTCGGCGGCCCCCGAGTATGTCTGGGAAGGCCTGACCAAGCCAGAGGCCCTGCACGGTTGGATCGGCACCTACACAGGGTCGCCGTTGACCGGGGCGGTGCGCTTCCGGATGGAGTCGAAGAACGATTCCCAGTGGGAATACGTGAGCATCCTCGAATGCACCCCGCCGAACCGGCTGGCGCTGGACATCGGCGAAGGGGAGGATGCCTGGCGGGTCCTGGCACACCTGACCGAGGGGTCGGGGAAGACCGTGCTGACCTTCGGGCTGCGCCTGCACTCCGCGGCGGAGGCGGCCACATTCGGGCCGGTCTGGGACTACTACCTGGACCGCCTCGTCGCCTCGCGCACCCACCACACGCTGCCGGCGTTCAGCCGGTACTACCCGGCGCTGAAGCGGCACTACCAGGAGCTCATCGTGCCCAAGCACACGCATCCGCCCCAGAACGCCGACTCGGTCTGA
- a CDS encoding NAD(P)/FAD-dependent oxidoreductase — MDKTHDIVIVGAGHNGLTAAAYLARAGKSVLLLERDDHVGGAAVSATAFAGVDARLSRYSYLVSLLPARIIDELGLSIRLARRRFSSYTPDPANPAHGLLIDSGDTAATRASFERIGAGGDLAAWETLGEDLAQLARVLFPTVCEPLPTRSESRRLLGDDKLWNELIERPLGDLLTRRFGNDLVRGVVATDGLIGTFTSVHDESLDANRCFLYHSIGNGTGDWDVPIGGMGAVTAELERVARQAGARILTGATVTGIDPDGTVRYTVAGWDDSVVGGHVLANVAPWVLRGLLGESPGVKPEGAQVKVNLLLTRLPRLLDPSVSAEAAFGGTFHINETLSQLEAAYAEASTGRIPGTLACEIYCHSLSDPSILSPDLVAAGAHTLTVFGLHTPDRLTTADNTATRAQLQAAVLASLNSVLAEPIEDVLMTDAAGAPCIETKTTADLEAALNMPGGDIFHGLLSWPFLEDDDARTTPAQRWGVATGHPRILLCGAGARRGGGVSGIGGYNAAMAVLEAE, encoded by the coding sequence ATGGATAAGACACACGACATCGTCATCGTCGGGGCGGGCCACAACGGCCTGACCGCCGCCGCTTACCTAGCCAGGGCGGGCAAGAGCGTGCTGCTGCTCGAGCGCGACGACCACGTGGGCGGCGCCGCGGTCTCAGCGACGGCGTTCGCCGGGGTGGATGCCCGACTGTCCAGATACTCGTACCTGGTGAGCCTGCTGCCGGCCCGGATCATCGACGAGCTCGGCCTGTCGATCCGCCTGGCCCGGCGCCGCTTCTCCTCGTACACGCCGGATCCCGCCAATCCGGCACACGGCCTGCTGATCGATTCCGGCGACACGGCTGCCACCAGGGCCTCCTTCGAGCGGATCGGGGCCGGCGGCGACCTCGCTGCGTGGGAGACGCTGGGCGAGGATCTCGCCCAGCTGGCCCGTGTCCTCTTCCCCACGGTCTGCGAGCCGCTGCCCACCCGGTCGGAGTCCAGGCGGCTGCTCGGCGACGACAAGCTGTGGAACGAACTCATCGAACGCCCCCTCGGCGACCTGCTCACCCGGCGGTTCGGCAACGACCTCGTGCGCGGTGTCGTGGCCACCGACGGACTCATCGGCACGTTCACCTCGGTGCACGACGAGTCACTCGACGCGAACCGGTGTTTTCTCTATCACTCCATCGGCAACGGAACCGGCGACTGGGACGTGCCGATCGGCGGGATGGGCGCGGTGACGGCGGAACTGGAGCGGGTGGCCCGACAGGCCGGCGCGCGCATCCTGACCGGGGCGACCGTGACCGGGATCGACCCGGACGGGACCGTGCGGTACACCGTGGCGGGATGGGACGACAGCGTCGTCGGCGGACACGTGCTGGCGAATGTGGCGCCCTGGGTGCTGCGGGGACTGTTGGGTGAGAGCCCGGGGGTGAAGCCGGAGGGTGCCCAGGTGAAGGTGAACCTGCTGCTGACCCGGCTGCCCCGGCTGCTCGACCCCTCGGTCTCGGCTGAGGCGGCGTTCGGCGGCACCTTCCACATCAACGAGACCCTCAGCCAACTCGAGGCCGCGTACGCCGAGGCGAGCACCGGCCGCATCCCCGGCACGCTGGCCTGCGAAATCTACTGCCATTCACTCAGTGACCCGAGCATCCTCTCCCCCGACCTCGTCGCCGCCGGCGCCCACACTCTCACGGTGTTCGGCCTGCACACGCCCGACCGCCTCACCACGGCGGACAACACCGCCACACGCGCCCAGCTGCAGGCGGCCGTGCTCGCCTCCCTGAACTCGGTGCTCGCCGAACCCATCGAGGACGTGCTGATGACCGACGCCGCCGGGGCGCCCTGCATCGAGACCAAGACCACCGCGGACCTGGAGGCGGCATTGAACATGCCCGGCGGCGACATCTTCCACGGCCTGCTGTCGTGGCCGTTCCTGGAGGACGACGACGCTCGGACCACCCCGGCCCAGCGCTGGGGCGTCGCGACCGGCCACCCCCGGATCCTGCTCTGCGGCGCCGGTGCGCGTCGTGGCGGCGGCGTCAGCGGGATCGGCGGGTACAACGCCGCCATGGCGGTGCTCGAGGCCGAGTGA